The region GAACGACGACCAGACCCGCGGTGTCGACATCGTGCGTCAGTCGATCCTCGCTCCGGCGCGCCAGATCGCCCAGAACGCCGGCTTCGACGGCGCTGTCGTCACCGGCAACCTGCTGCGTGAGGACGACGAGACCCAGGGCTTCAACGCTGCCACCGACGTCTACGAGAACCTCGTGGCCGCCGGCGTCATCGACCCGACCAAGGTCGTGCGCACCGCGCTGCAGGACGCCGCTTCGGTTGCCGGCCTGCTGATCACCACCGAAGCCGCGATCTGCGACGCTCCGGAAGACAAGCCTGCCGGCGGCGGCATGCCCGACATGGGCGGCATGGGCGGCATGGGTGGCATGGGCGGCATGGGCGGCTTCTGAGCCCCCTGACCCCAGCCATCGGCTGAACAACGAAGGGGCCGGGTGGACGATGTCCTCCCGGCCCTTTTGTGTCTGCGCCACGGATGGCGCCGACAGGGGCGCGGGCACAGGCGCGAATCACCTTTTCCAAAGGCCCGTCGCAGGCCTGCCGATGGAAGGGGACAATGTGCGCCAGGTCGTTCGAATGCGTCTTTCGGGCGAAAGGAATGTACGGTTTTCGGCAATTGCTCGCAGAGGCCCTGCAGTTCGTCGCGCACGGATGGCGTTTTGTCCCCGATGCGTTAACCTGCCATCAGGTGGACAACTCTAGGATGGGCTCTGCATGATCCGGGCAGGCAAACTCATCGCGCGGTGCCGCGCTGGCACCTTACGCGTTTTTTCGATGGCGGCTTTCGCTGCGGCAGCGTTGTTGCCGGCTGGCGCGGCGCAGGCGGACGATCTGGGCAATGTCCAGAGTTCGTTCGACTCGATGTTCGGCACCGAGCTGCGTGGCCCGCCGGTCTATTCGACCCAGTTCGGTCACCAGCTCGCCAGCGCGGCCGAAGCCTCGCGCGGGCGCATCGGCGTCGCGGCGATCGACCTGAAGACCGGGCGCACGCTCGATGTTCTGGGCGACCAGCTCTTCCCGATGGCCTCGACCAGCAAGATCGCGATTGCCGCGACCTTCCTCGAAGGCGTCGACCAGGGCCGCTGGACCCTCACCAGCGAATTCCCGATGCTCATTCCGGTGCCCTCGCGCCCGTTCTCCAGCGCGGTCGCACCGGTGCGCGAAGGCCAGTATCTGAGCGCCGCGCGCCTGATCGAGCTGATGCTGACGCGGTCCAACAACTACGCCACCGACGGCCTGCTGCGCGTCGTGGGCGGCCCCGATGCGGTCAATGCCTGGGTGCGTCGTGCCGGGATCAAGGACTGGCACCTCGACCGCGACATCGCCACGCTGGTGCGCGACGACGGTGCGATCGACCCGGCGCGCGTGGTCGACAAGCGCGACAGCGCCTCGCCGCTGGCAGTCGTGCAGCTGCTCAAGGGGCTCTACGAGGGCCAATGGCTGAGCAAGCGCAGCCACAACTTCCTGATGGAGACCATGGAGAACTGCGTCACCGGTCGTCGTCGCATCCCCGCCGGTATTCCCAGCGGTGCGATCGTGCGCCACAAGACCGGCTCGCTCAACAACACCTCGAGCGACATCGGCATCGTCGAGACCGCCGATGGGCACGTGTTCGCGGTTGCGATCTACGTTACCGGGCAGGGCAGCCGTCCCAACCGCGAGGCCCGTATCGCGAGCATCGCGCGCACCGTCTACAACGGCTACATGACCGAAAGCGCGGGTCCCTACCGTACCGCCGCCTCGCGCTGATCGCTCGAGGCTTGCGGGGGGCAAGACCCGCTCACACGAAAAAGGCGCCGCAGGGATTTACCCGCGGCGCCTTTTTCGTGTGAGCGGCTCGGAAGGCCTGCGGCGTGCAGGCCCTCCGGTTGCCGCAGATCAGTTGGTGTTGGGGTTGCCGTCGGTGTTGTCGTCGAGTTCCTTGGCGACGTCATTGGCGGCATTCTGCGCGTCGTTGGCGATGTCGTCTGTGGTCTTCTCGGCGCTGGCTGCTGCGTCTGCTGCGGCGTCGGAGGTGTCGTTGGCGGCGTCATTCATCGCGTTGCCCATCGAATCGCCCATGTTGTCCATGGCGTTGCCTGCCTCGGTGGCGTAGGCGCCCATGTCGTCGGCAGCCGAGGATGCGGTGTCCGAAGCGGCATCCTGGGTCTGCTCGGAGCAGGCCGCGAGCGAGGCGGCTGCGATAACTGCGGTGGCGGTGATAGCGATCTTGCGCATCTTTCAGTAATCCCTCTTGTTTGAACGCGTATAGCGGAGCGGTCGGTGGCGACGCCCCCCGGCCCTTTCCGGCGCGGTCCCTGTCGTTACGAGCGGGGTCCGGGCCATTCAAGCACTCACCCGGTAACTAGTGCACAGAGCAAGGGTTCCCGTTTATACGGCATTTCCCTTGTGAAGTCCCCGGCTGACGGCTCGGCAAAGCGCTGCTACGAGGCATCTCATGGAGCCCAAGCAGCATCTCTACCTCGTCGACGGATCGGCCTACATCTTCCGCGCCTATCACCGTCTCCCCCCGCTCACGAACCCGGAAGGCACGCCCGTGGGCGCGGTCTACGGCTACACCACGATGCTGTGGAAGCTGGCCGAGGATCTCGATAAGGCCGAAGGGCCAACGCACATGGCGGTCATCCTCGATGCGGGCAGCAAGTCGTTCCGCAACGACATCTACGAGGACTACAAGGCCAACCGTCCGCCCCCGCCCGAGGACCTTGTTCCCCAGTTCCCGCTGATCCGCGACGCGACCCGCGCTTTCTCGCTCCCTTGCATCGAGGAACAGGGCTACGAGGCGGACGATCTCATCGCCTCCTATGCGCGCGCTGCGGCGAAGCAGGGGTGGGACGTGACCATCGTCTCCTCGGACAAGGACCTGATGCAGCTCGTCGGCACCTGCCCCGAGGGCGGCGGCAAGGTCGACATGCTCGACACCATGAAGAACCTGCGCATCGACATCCCCGAGGTCGAGGAGAAGTTCGGCGTCACCCCCGACAAGGTCGGCGACGTACTCGCGCTGATGGGCGATGCGGTCGACAACGTGCCGGGTGTCTTCGGTGTCGGTCCCAAGACCGCGACCAAGCTCATCCAGGAGCATGGCGACCTTGAAAGCGTGCTCGCCGCTGCGCCGGACATGAAGAAGTCCAAGCTCAAGGAGCGCCTGATCGAGCAGGCCGAACAGGCGCGCCTGTCGCGCGTGCTCGTTGCGCTCAAGGAAGATTGCGCGCTGCCGATGGGCCTCGACGAGGTGAAGCTCAACACCATTCCCCCCGAGCCGCTCGCACAGTTCCTGACCAGGCACGGCTTCACCAGCCTTCTCAAGCGCCTCGAGACCGGCAACGGCAGCCCCTCGAAGGCCACCGATCTCAATCCGGCCAAGGCGCAGAACGCGGGTTCCGGCCCCGCCGAGGGCGCTGCGCGTCAGTCGCTGCCCGAGATGCCCGCCGTCGATTATGCCGCCTACGAATGCGTGCAGACGGTGGAGGCTCTCGAGGCCTGGATCGCCAAGGCTCACGCGGCCCACCTCCTTGCGGTCGATACCGAGACCTCCGCGCTCGAGGCGATGCAGGCCGATCTGGTGGGCGTCAGCCTCGCCATCGGCCCCAACGAGGCCTGCTACATTCCGCTCGGCCATGGCGGCTCGGACATGTTCGCGGAAAAGCCCGAGCAGGTGGCGATGGACAAGGCCATCGCGCTGCTCAAGCCCCTGCTGGAGGACGATGCGGTCCTCAAGGTGGGGCAGAACATCAAGTACGACCTCAACGTGCTCGCACGCTACGGGATCGCCGTCTCGCCCATCGACGACACCATGATCGAGAGCTTTTGCCTCGATGCGGGCCGTGGCACCGACGGGATCGGCGGCGGTCACGGCATGGACGAGCTGTCCGAGCGCCACCTCGGCCACAAGCCGATGGCGTTCAAGGACGTGTGCGGTACCGGCAAGAAGGCAATCCCCTTCGGCGCGGTCCCGCTCGACAAGGCGACGCACTACGCCGCCGAGGACGCCGACGTTACCTGGCGCCTGCACAGCCTCCTCAAGCCCCGCCTCTCCGAGGAGGGCGGTACGCGCATCTACGAGAAGGTCGATCGTCCGCTGATCCCGGTCGTTGCCCAGATGGAGCGCCACGGCATCAAGGTCGACCGCGAGAAGTTGGCCGGTCTCTCGGCGCAGTTCGCCAAGACCATCGGCGCGCTCGAAAAGGAGATCCACGAGGCGGCCGGGCAGGAATTCACCATCGGCAGCCCCAAGCAGCTGGGCGAAATCCTGTTCGACAAGCTGGGCTACAAGGGCGGCAAGAAGGGCAAGTCGGGCCAGTACTCGACCGACCAGTCGGTGCTTGAACGCCTCGCCGAAGAGGGCGCCGAAGTCGCCACCAAGGTGCTCGAATGGCGCCAGCTCTCCAAGCTGCGCTCGACCTATACCGAGGCGCTGCAGGCCGCGATCAACCCGAAGACGGGCCGCGTCCACACCAGCTACTCCCTCGTGGGTGCACAGACCGGGCGTCTGTCCTCGACCGATCCGAACCTGCAGAACATCCCGATCCGCACCGAGATCGGCCGCCAGATCCGCGACTGCTTCGTGGCCGAGGAGGGCAATGTCCTGCTTGCCGCCGACTATTCGCAGATCGAGCTGCGCCTCGCCGCGCACATGGCCGACGTGCCGAGTTTGCGCGAAGCCTTCGAGCAGGGCGAGGACATCCACGCGCGCACCGCGACCGAGCTGTTCGGCGAGGTCAACCGCGACACGCGCGGGCGCGCCAAGACGATCAACTTCGCGATACTCTACGGCATCTCGCGCTGGGGCCTCGCGGGGCGTCTGGGCACCGATGCCGATGAGGCGCAGGCGATGATCGACCGCTACTTCGAGCGCTTCCCGGGCATCCAGAAGTACATCGTCTCGACGCTGGAAGGCGTGCGCGAGCGCGGCTATTCGGAAACCCTGTTCCACCGCAAGACCTGGTTCCCGCGCATCAACTCGAAGAACGGAGCCGAGCGTCAGGGCTCCGAACGCGCGGCGATCAACGCGCCGATCCAGGGCACCTGCGCCGACATCATCAAGCGCGCGATGGTGCGCATGACCCCGGCGCTCGAGGATGCAGGGCTTGGTCACGTGCGCATGCTGCTGCAGGTGCACGACGAACTCGTCTTCGAACTGCCCGAAGGCGACGTGGAAGCTGCCTCGAAGGTGATCGAGAAGGTCATGGCCGAGGCGGCAGGACCGGCGGTCGAACTGACCGTGCCGCTGGGCGTGGAGATCGGCTCCGGCCCGAGCTGGGGAGCGGCGCACTAAGGACCAGGAAGAGGGGAGTTCCGAGGGCTATAACCCTCGGGGCTCGCCGGACTGTCGAAGGCAGAGCCGGGCGGATGCCGTGTGACGGCGCTATCGCTCGCAATACTCTTCCTTCGTCATTCCCGCCTGCGCGGTGACGACGACGAAGCTCGGCCCGAACCCGCAGGATAACGCGCGGTCACCTCGAAAAGTCCTTCGCACTTGCAACTGTTGCGATGCAGCATAGTTTGCGTTGGATGACAGACTTGCTCGACACCCTGCTCGGCGATCTGCCGACCTGGCTCCAGCAGACGCTGGTAGCAGTCCTCGCTGCGGCGATTGCCGTGGTGATCGCCCTCGTGGTCCACGCGATCCTGTTTCGCATCCTCCATCGCTTCGCCAAGGCCAGCGACACCGATTCGGACAATCTGGTGGTGCGCCGGCTGGCGCGCCCGAGCCGGTGGGCGCTGGTCGCGCTGGCGATCGTGCTCGCGGCGCGCGAGACGCCTGCTCTCGAGGCAGTCTGGCAGCGTGCGGGCGGGTTGATCATGCCGCTGCTGGTGGGCTGGATGGCGCTGGCGATCGTCAATGCCTTCGTCGATGCGATGGTCATGCGCGCGGACATCTCGATGGCCGACAACCGCCGCAACCGGCGCCGGCGCACGCGCATCACGATCTTCGGGCGCATCGCGACCTTCATGATCGTGTTCCTGACCGTCGGGCTGATGCTGCTCTCGATCCCCGGCGTGCGCGACATCGGCGTGACGCTGATGGCTTCCGCCGGTCTTGCCGCCCTCGCTGTCGGTGCCGCAGCGCAGCCTGCGCTCAAGGCGCTGATCAGCGGCTTCCAGATGGCGCTGACCGAGCCGGTGGTGATCGGCGATGCGGTGATCATCGGCGGCGAGTGGGGCTGGATCGAGGAGATCCGCACGACTTACGTGGTGGTCAAGGTCTGGGACGAGCGGCGCATGGTGGTGCCGACAAACAAGTTTCTGGAAGAGATTTTCCAGAACTGGACCAAGACCACCTCGCAATTGCTCGGAACGGTCATGCTCTACGTCGACCCGCATAGCGAGCTCGAGCCGATCCGGCAGAAGTTCTTCGAGATCGTCTCGGCCAACGAGCGCTGGGACGGGCGGGTCAAGCACATGCAGATCACCGAACTCACCCGCGATGCGATCGAGGTGCGCTTCCTGATGACCGCCAAGGATTCGCCCACGCTGTTCGACTTGCGCTGCGATGTGCGCGAGGCGCTGATCCAGTGGCTTGCCGCCGCCATGCCCGAGGCGATCGTGCGCAGCCGCGTCCTGCCGATCACGCCCGGTGAGGGCGAGGGCATCGGTGCGCCTTCCGCGGCGGTTCTGGGGCAAATGGGGGGCTGAGCACAGGCCCGCGGGCTCCATCGCTGTTAGAAGTCACTGACCGCATGGGACTTGCGCTGCCTGACGGCGTGAGGCAGCACCGCGCGATGATCGCATCTCGTCTCACCCGTCCGCTCCTGGCCGGGGTTTTCGCTCTCACCGGCCTTGCTGGCTGCTCGCACCCCGCGCTCTCCGAGCCGGTGCCGGTGTGCAAGGCGCAGGTGCTCGAGAGCTATCCGCACGATCCCCGCGCCTTTACCGAGGGGCTGTTCTACCTCGATGGCCTGCTCTGGGAGAGTACCGGGCTCAAGGGACGTTCGCGCGTGTTCTCGCGCCGGGTCGAGGATGCGACGCCGCTCAAGGTCGGAGAGGTCGACCCCACTTTCTTCGGCGAGGGCATCGTGCCCGTCGGCGACGAGATCATCAGCCTCACCTGGCGCGACGGCATGGCCTATCGCTGGGACCGCGCGACGATGACGGCCAAGGAACTCTTCGTCTTTACCGGCGAGGGCTGGGGCATGACCGCGCATGGTGGCACGATCTGGCAGAGCGACGGGTCCGCGACGCTGCGCCTGCGCGATCCCGAGACTTTCGCGCAAGTCGGCAGTCTCGCGGTGACCGACGGCGAGGGGCTCCCGGTCGACCAGCTCAACGAGCTCGAATGGATCGACGGCGAGATCTGGGCCAATGTCTGGATGGAAGAACGCATTGCCCGGATCGATCAGGCAAGCGGCAAGGTCGTCGGGTGGATCGATCTTTCGGGCCTCGCTGCCGATGCCGGCGCACGCACGCCGGACGACGTCGCCAACGGGATCGCCTGGGACGAGGCGGGCGGCCGGATCTTCGTGACCGGCAAGAACTGGTCGAAACTTTACCGGATCAGGCCTGACTGCCCCTGACCCTTGG is a window of Novosphingobium aureum DNA encoding:
- a CDS encoding serine hydrolase, with translation MAAFAAAALLPAGAAQADDLGNVQSSFDSMFGTELRGPPVYSTQFGHQLASAAEASRGRIGVAAIDLKTGRTLDVLGDQLFPMASTSKIAIAATFLEGVDQGRWTLTSEFPMLIPVPSRPFSSAVAPVREGQYLSAARLIELMLTRSNNYATDGLLRVVGGPDAVNAWVRRAGIKDWHLDRDIATLVRDDGAIDPARVVDKRDSASPLAVVQLLKGLYEGQWLSKRSHNFLMETMENCVTGRRRIPAGIPSGAIVRHKTGSLNNTSSDIGIVETADGHVFAVAIYVTGQGSRPNREARIASIARTVYNGYMTESAGPYRTAASR
- a CDS encoding glutaminyl-peptide cyclotransferase gives rise to the protein MIASRLTRPLLAGVFALTGLAGCSHPALSEPVPVCKAQVLESYPHDPRAFTEGLFYLDGLLWESTGLKGRSRVFSRRVEDATPLKVGEVDPTFFGEGIVPVGDEIISLTWRDGMAYRWDRATMTAKELFVFTGEGWGMTAHGGTIWQSDGSATLRLRDPETFAQVGSLAVTDGEGLPVDQLNELEWIDGEIWANVWMEERIARIDQASGKVVGWIDLSGLAADAGARTPDDVANGIAWDEAGGRIFVTGKNWSKLYRIRPDCP
- a CDS encoding mechanosensitive ion channel family protein, with product MTDLLDTLLGDLPTWLQQTLVAVLAAAIAVVIALVVHAILFRILHRFAKASDTDSDNLVVRRLARPSRWALVALAIVLAARETPALEAVWQRAGGLIMPLLVGWMALAIVNAFVDAMVMRADISMADNRRNRRRRTRITIFGRIATFMIVFLTVGLMLLSIPGVRDIGVTLMASAGLAALAVGAAAQPALKALISGFQMALTEPVVIGDAVIIGGEWGWIEEIRTTYVVVKVWDERRMVVPTNKFLEEIFQNWTKTTSQLLGTVMLYVDPHSELEPIRQKFFEIVSANERWDGRVKHMQITELTRDAIEVRFLMTAKDSPTLFDLRCDVREALIQWLAAAMPEAIVRSRVLPITPGEGEGIGAPSAAVLGQMGG
- the polA gene encoding DNA polymerase I, coding for MEPKQHLYLVDGSAYIFRAYHRLPPLTNPEGTPVGAVYGYTTMLWKLAEDLDKAEGPTHMAVILDAGSKSFRNDIYEDYKANRPPPPEDLVPQFPLIRDATRAFSLPCIEEQGYEADDLIASYARAAAKQGWDVTIVSSDKDLMQLVGTCPEGGGKVDMLDTMKNLRIDIPEVEEKFGVTPDKVGDVLALMGDAVDNVPGVFGVGPKTATKLIQEHGDLESVLAAAPDMKKSKLKERLIEQAEQARLSRVLVALKEDCALPMGLDEVKLNTIPPEPLAQFLTRHGFTSLLKRLETGNGSPSKATDLNPAKAQNAGSGPAEGAARQSLPEMPAVDYAAYECVQTVEALEAWIAKAHAAHLLAVDTETSALEAMQADLVGVSLAIGPNEACYIPLGHGGSDMFAEKPEQVAMDKAIALLKPLLEDDAVLKVGQNIKYDLNVLARYGIAVSPIDDTMIESFCLDAGRGTDGIGGGHGMDELSERHLGHKPMAFKDVCGTGKKAIPFGAVPLDKATHYAAEDADVTWRLHSLLKPRLSEEGGTRIYEKVDRPLIPVVAQMERHGIKVDREKLAGLSAQFAKTIGALEKEIHEAAGQEFTIGSPKQLGEILFDKLGYKGGKKGKSGQYSTDQSVLERLAEEGAEVATKVLEWRQLSKLRSTYTEALQAAINPKTGRVHTSYSLVGAQTGRLSSTDPNLQNIPIRTEIGRQIRDCFVAEEGNVLLAADYSQIELRLAAHMADVPSLREAFEQGEDIHARTATELFGEVNRDTRGRAKTINFAILYGISRWGLAGRLGTDADEAQAMIDRYFERFPGIQKYIVSTLEGVRERGYSETLFHRKTWFPRINSKNGAERQGSERAAINAPIQGTCADIIKRAMVRMTPALEDAGLGHVRMLLQVHDELVFELPEGDVEAASKVIEKVMAEAAGPAVELTVPLGVEIGSGPSWGAAH